A genomic window from Salvia hispanica cultivar TCC Black 2014 chromosome 5, UniMelb_Shisp_WGS_1.0, whole genome shotgun sequence includes:
- the LOC125188740 gene encoding polyol transporter 5-like has translation MAEKRPENNGAAAIESQLPTPIKPKINKYALACAFLASMTSILLGYDIGVMSGAIIYIKKEIPMNDVQKEVIMGILNVYSLLGSAAAGRSSDWLGRRYTIVFAGAIFFVGALLMGFATNYGFLMVGRFVAGIGVGYAVMIAPIYTAEIAPASVRGFLSSFPEVFINFGILLGYVSNYGFSKLPTHIGWRLMLGIGCIPAVFIALGVLAMPESPRWLVMQGRLGDAKRVLDKTSDSPAESKQRLAEIKEAAGIPEHCTDDVMAVSKKSHGSGVWREMLLHPTPAVRHILICGAGIHFFQQASGIDSVVLYGPDIFKKAGLKSDTDQLLATMAVGFTKTIFILVATFYLDKVGRRPLLLSSVAGMIVSSMALGIGLTVVDHSDRKVVWALALSIAMVLTYVAFFSIGLGPITWVYTSEIFPLRLRAQGASIAVAVNRVTSGVISMTFISMHNAIKFGGTFFLYGGVAVVAFLFFYALYPETQGKTLEEMEGLFGTFFKWRTALKEFEEKKSENEGQIQIRN, from the exons ATGGCTGAAAAGAGGCCGGAGAATAACGGTGCCGCCGCCATCGAATCCCAACTACCCACACCCATAAAACCAAAGATAAACAAATATGCTTTGGCTTGTGCTTTTTTGGCCTCCATGACCTCCATCTTACTTGGATATG ATATAGGAGTAATGAGTGGAGCCATAATCTacataaagaaagaaataccTATGAATGACGTACAAAAAGAGGTGATCATGGGAATTCTCAATGTCTACTCGCTACTCGGCTCCGCCGCTGCCGGCCGGTCCTCCGACTGGCTGGGCCGCCGCTACACAATCGTCTTCGCCGGAGCTATTTTCTTCGTGGGCGCGCTGCTCATGGGATTCGCCACCAACTACGGCTTCCTCATGGTGGGCCGCTTCGTTGCCGGCATAGGCGTCGGCTATGCGGTCATGATAGCGCCCATCTACACGGCGGAGATCGCCCCGGCCTCCGTCCGCGGCTTCCTCTCTTCCTTCCCGGAGGTCTTCATCAATTTTG GCATATTACTTGGCTATGTTTCAAACTACGGCTTCTCAAAGCTCCCCACCCACATAGGATGGCGACTCATGCTCGGGATCGGCTGCATCCCGGCCGTCTTCATTGCCCTCGGCGTCCTCGCAATGCCGGAGTCCCCTCGCTGGCTCGTGATGCAGGGCCGCCTCGGCGACGCCAAGCGCGTGCTCGACAAAACCTCCGACTCCCCGGCGGAGTCCAAGCAGCGCCTCGCCGAGATCAAGGAAGCCGCCGGCATCCCCGAGCACTGCACCGACGACGTGATGGCCGTCTCCAAAAAGAGCCACGGCAGCGGCGTCTGGCGCGAGATGCTCCTCCACCCCACCCCCGCCGTCCGCCACATCCTCATCTGCGGCGCCGGCATCCACTTCTTCCAGCAGGCCAGCGGCATCGACTCCGTCGTCCTCTACGGCCCGGACATCTTCAAGAAGGCCGGGCTCAAGTCCGACACCGACCAACTGCTCGCCACCATGGCCGTCGGATTCACCAAGACAATCTTCATCTTGGTCGCCACCTTCTATTTGGATAAGGTCGGGAGGAGGCCGCTGCTTTTGTCCAGCGTAGCAGGGATGATCGTGTCCAGCATGGCGCTCGGGATCGGGCTGACCGTTGTTGACCACTCGGATCGGAAGGTGGTGTGGGCCCTGGCTCTCTCCATAGCAATGGTTTTAACCTACGTGGCGTTCTTCTCCATCGGGTTGGGGCCCATCACGTGGGTCTACACCTCGGAGATATTTCCTCTGAGGCTGCGAGCGCAGGGTGCGAGCATAGCGGTCGCGGTGAATCGCGTCACCAGCGGAGTGATTTCAATGACGTTTATATCCATGCATAATGCGATTAAATTTGGAGGGACGTTTTTCCTCTACGGTGGGGTTGCGGTGGTGgcatttctgtttttttacGCATTGTACCCTGAGACGCAGGGGAAGACGCTGGAGGAGATGGAGGGTTTGTTTGGGACATTTTTTAAATGGAGGACTGCGCTTAAGGAATTTGAGGAAAAGAAGAGCGAAAATGAAGGGCAAATCCAAATCCGGAATTAA
- the LOC125188738 gene encoding polyol transporter 5-like: protein MAEKGPENNGAATAIESQLPTPIKPKRNKYALACAFLASMTSILLGYDVGIMSGAIIYIKKEIHMTDVQKEVIMGIINIYSLLGSAAAGRTSDWLGRRYTIVFAGAIFFVGALLMGFATNYAFLMVGRFVAGIGVGYALMIAPVYTAEVAPASARGFLSSFPEVFINFGLLLGYVSNYGFSKLPTHIGWRLMLGIGCIPAVFIAIGVLAMPESPRWLVMQGRLGDAKRVLDKTSDSPAESKQRLAEIKEAAGIPEHCTDDVVAVSKKSHGSGVWRELLLHPTPAVRHILICGAGIHFFQQASGIDSIVLYGPDIFKKAGLKSDTDQLLATMAVGFTKTIFILVATFYLDKVGRRPLLLSSVAGMIVSSMALGIGLTVIDHSDRRVVWALTLSIAMVLTYVAFFSIGLGPIPWVYTSEIFPMRLRAQGASIAVAMNRATSGVISMTFISLHKAITFGGTFFLYSGVAMVAFLFFYTLYPETQGKTLEEMEGLFGTFFKWRTTLKEFEEKKSENEGQIQMQNLSGGV from the exons ATGGCTGAAAAGGGGCCGGAGAATAACGGTGCCGCCACCGCCATCGAATCCCAACTTCCCACACCCATAAAACCAAAGAGAAACAAATATGCTTTGGCTTGTGCTTTCTTGGCCTCCATGACCTCCATCTTACTTGGATATG ATGTAGGAATAATGAGCGGAGCCATAATCTacataaagaaagaaatacaTATGACTGACGTACAAAAAGAGGTGATAATGGGAATTATCAATATCTACTCGCTTCTCGGCTCCGCCGCCGCGGGCCGGACCTCCGACTGGCTGGGCCGCCGCTACACAATCGTCTTCGCCGGAGCTATTTTCTTCGTGGGCGCGCTGCTCATGGGATTCGCCACCAACTACGCCTTCCTCATGGTGGGCCGCTTCGTTGCCGGCATAGGCGTCGGCTATGCTCTCATGATAGCGCCCGTCTACACGGCGGAGGTCGCCCCGGCCTCCGCCCGCGGCTTCCTCTCTTCCTTTCCTGAGGTCTTCATCAATTTTG GCTTATTACTCGGGTATGTTTCAAACTACGGCTTCTCAAAGCTCCCCACCCACATAGGATGGCGACTCATGCTCGGAATCGGCTGCATCCCGGCCGTCTTCATTGCCATCGGGGTTCTTGCAATGCCGGAGTCCCCTCGCTGGCTCGTGATGCAGGGCCGCCTCGGCGACGCCAAGCGCGTCCTCGACAAAACCTCCGACTCCCCCGCGGAGTCCAAGCAGCGCCTCGCCGAGATCAAGGAAGCCGCCGGCATCCCCGAGCACTGCACCGACGACGTGGTGGCCGTCTCCAAAAAGAGCCACGGCAGCGGCGTCTGGCGCGagctcctcctccaccccACCCCCGCCGTCCGCCACATCCTCATCTGCGGTGCCGGCATCCACTTCTTCCAGCAGGCCAGCGGCATCGACTCCATCGTCCTCTACGGCCCGGACATCTTCAAGAAGGCCGGGCTTAAGTCCGACACCGACCAGCTGCTCGCCACCATGGCCGTCGGATTCACCAAGACAATCTTCATCTTGGTCGCCACCTTCTATTTGGATAAGGTCGGGAGGCGGCCGCTGCTTTTGTCCAGCGTGGCAGGGATGATCGTGTCCAGCATGGCGCTCGGGATCGGGCTGACCGTTATTGACCACTCGGATCGGAGGGTGGTGTGGGCCCTGACGCTCTCCATAGCAATGGTTTTAACCTATGTGGCGTTCTTCTCCATCGGGTTGGGGCCCATCCCGTGGGTCTACACCTCGGAGATATTTCCTATGAGGCTGCGGGCGCAGGGTGCGAGTATAGCCGTCGCAATGAATCGCGCCACCAGCGGAGTGATTTCAATGACGTTTATATCCCTGCATAAAGCGATTACGTTTGGAGGGACGTTTTTCCTCTACAGTGGGGTTGCGATGGtggcatttttgtttttttacacTTTGTACCCTGAGACGCAGGGGAAGACGCTCGAGGAGATGGAGGGCTTGTTTGGGACGTTTTTTAAATGGAGGACTACGCTTAAGGAATTTGAGGAGAAGAAGAGTGAAAATGAAGGGCAAATCCAAATGCAAAATTTAAGTGGTGGTGTGTAA
- the LOC125188576 gene encoding oxidation resistance protein 1 isoform X1 encodes MHVIRDKVYDKLSSFFSDSQTSNEVVDQESEARLHPKNGKSPSSMLSFLPSASFSWNRPNEQANGVTSTGSQSFQWRSKSFSLKDKPLDRTESYDDFQKENSGHGSVTSQNPDSFGSQLENSVPDAERSTSSGSSSDTFEDVFTPHSLEKSLPSFVDESVFISPDLYEFLEASLPNIVKGCQWALLYSTARHGISLNTLIRKSADLNGPSLLITGDKKGAVFGGLFDCPLKATSKRKYQGTNQSFVFTTIYGESRLFRATGVNRYFYLCLNDLIAFGGGASFALRLNEDLLSGTSGPCETFGNSCLAHDQEFVLKDVELWGFTHASQYLT; translated from the exons ATGCATGTCATTAGAGACAAGGTTTACGATAAATTATCGAGTTTCTTTTCCGATTCGCAGACATCCAATGAGGTGGTAGATCAAGAATCTGAG GCCAGGTTGCATCCTAAGAATGGAAAGTCGCCGTCTTCTATGCTTTCCTTTCTCCCCTCAGCCAGTTTCAGCTGGAACCGACCAAATGAGCAAGCTAACGGAGTTACGTCTACTGGTTCACAGTCGTTTCAATGGAGAAGTAAAAGTTTTTCATTGAAAGATAAACCCTTGGACAGGACAGAAAGCTATGAtgattttcaaaaagaaaatagtggACATGGCTCGGTGACGAGCCAGAATCCTGATTCATTTGGCAGCCAATTAGAAAATTCAGTACCTGATGCTGAGAGAAGCACTAGTAGTGGCTCTAGCTCCGATACATTTGAAGATGTCTTTACGCCACATAGTCTTGAGAAGTCCTTGCCCAGCTTTGTCGATGAATCTGTGTTCATCTCTCCAGATTTATATGAGTTCCTCGAGGCATCACTCCCTAACATAGTGAAAGGTTGCCAATGGGCTCTACTGTACAG TACGGCAAGACATGGCATATCACTAAACACACTTATCCGAAAGAGTGCTGATCTGAACGGTCCAAGTTTATTG ATCACCGGAGACAAGAAGGGTGCTGTATTTGGTGGCTTATTTGATTGCCCTTTAAAGGCTActtcaaaaaggaaatatcAA GGAACAAATCAAAGTTTTGTTTTCACGACAATATATGGTGAATCAAGGCTATTCAGAGCAACTG GTGTGAATAGATACTTCTATTTGTGCTTGAATGATTTGATTGCTTTTGGAGGAGGTGCCAGCTTTGCTCTGCGCTTGAACGAAGATCT ATTATCTGGAACCAGTGGACCTTGTGAAACATTTGGGAACTCATGTTTAGCTCATGATCAAGAGTTTGTATTGAAGGATGTAGAG CTGTGGGGTTTTACACATGCGTCTCAATACCTTACATGA
- the LOC125188576 gene encoding oxidation resistance protein 1 isoform X2 translates to MLSFLPSASFSWNRPNEQANGVTSTGSQSFQWRSKSFSLKDKPLDRTESYDDFQKENSGHGSVTSQNPDSFGSQLENSVPDAERSTSSGSSSDTFEDVFTPHSLEKSLPSFVDESVFISPDLYEFLEASLPNIVKGCQWALLYSTARHGISLNTLIRKSADLNGPSLLITGDKKGAVFGGLFDCPLKATSKRKYQGTNQSFVFTTIYGESRLFRATGVNRYFYLCLNDLIAFGGGASFALRLNEDLLSGTSGPCETFGNSCLAHDQEFVLKDVELWGFTHASQYLT, encoded by the exons ATGCTTTCCTTTCTCCCCTCAGCCAGTTTCAGCTGGAACCGACCAAATGAGCAAGCTAACGGAGTTACGTCTACTGGTTCACAGTCGTTTCAATGGAGAAGTAAAAGTTTTTCATTGAAAGATAAACCCTTGGACAGGACAGAAAGCTATGAtgattttcaaaaagaaaatagtggACATGGCTCGGTGACGAGCCAGAATCCTGATTCATTTGGCAGCCAATTAGAAAATTCAGTACCTGATGCTGAGAGAAGCACTAGTAGTGGCTCTAGCTCCGATACATTTGAAGATGTCTTTACGCCACATAGTCTTGAGAAGTCCTTGCCCAGCTTTGTCGATGAATCTGTGTTCATCTCTCCAGATTTATATGAGTTCCTCGAGGCATCACTCCCTAACATAGTGAAAGGTTGCCAATGGGCTCTACTGTACAG TACGGCAAGACATGGCATATCACTAAACACACTTATCCGAAAGAGTGCTGATCTGAACGGTCCAAGTTTATTG ATCACCGGAGACAAGAAGGGTGCTGTATTTGGTGGCTTATTTGATTGCCCTTTAAAGGCTActtcaaaaaggaaatatcAA GGAACAAATCAAAGTTTTGTTTTCACGACAATATATGGTGAATCAAGGCTATTCAGAGCAACTG GTGTGAATAGATACTTCTATTTGTGCTTGAATGATTTGATTGCTTTTGGAGGAGGTGCCAGCTTTGCTCTGCGCTTGAACGAAGATCT ATTATCTGGAACCAGTGGACCTTGTGAAACATTTGGGAACTCATGTTTAGCTCATGATCAAGAGTTTGTATTGAAGGATGTAGAG CTGTGGGGTTTTACACATGCGTCTCAATACCTTACATGA
- the LOC125188577 gene encoding ABC transporter I family member 10, whose translation MNATAVVRATAAVHFPVLRAHSTGENYAAAVNSSAIECRNLSYSVRTRQGNFVPIINDCSLTIPSGQFWMLLGPNGCGKSTLLKILGGLLNPGGGYLHVNKPRSFVFQNPDHQVVMPTVEADVAFGLGKFNIDNDEITSRVAEALDAVGMYEYLKRPVQTLSGGQKQRVAVAGALAEACKVLLLDELTSFLDEDDQVGVVRAVKSSVASSKGTTALWVTHRLEELEYADGAVYMEDGRVVLQGNASTIKNFVESKQASYIKQINS comes from the exons ATGAATGCCACCGCCGTGGTTCGCGCCACAGCGGCGGTGCACTTTCCAGTTCTCCGTGCTCACTCTACCGGAGAAAATTACGCCGCAGCTGTTAACAGCTCAGCTATAGAATGTCGGAATCTAAGCTATTCCGTCAGGACTCGGCAAGGAAATTTTGTCCCAATTATCAACGATTGCTCTCTCACCATCCCCTCCGGCCAGTTCTGGATGCTTCTGGGTCCCAATGGCTGCGGGAAATCTACACTTCTTAAG ATTTTGGGTGGTTTATTGAATCCAGGTGGTGGTTATTTGCATGTGAATAAGCCCAGGAGTTTTGTATTCCAGAATCCTGACCATCAG GTAGTTATGCCCACTGTGGAGGCGGATGTGGCTTTTGGCCTTGGCAAATTCAATATAGACAATGATGAGATTACATCTAGAGTGGCTGAAGCTTTGGATGCTGTAGGCATGTATGAATATTTGAAA AGACCCGTCCAGACCCTTAGTGGTGGTCAGAAGCAAAGGGTTGCTGTAGCTGGCGCTTTGGCGGAAGCATGCAAAGTATTGTTACTAGATGAACTTACATCATTCTTGGATGAAGATGATCAG GTTGGGGTTGTAAGAGCAGTTAAAAGCTCTGTGGCTAGTTCCAAAGGAACTACAGCATTATGGGTTACTCACCGTTTAGAAGAACTCGAGTATGCAGATGGTGCCGTCTACATGGAAGATGGAAGGGTTGTTTTACAAGGCAATGCTTCCACCATAAAGAATTTTGTTGAGTCTAAGCAAGCTTCTTACATTAAGCAAATCAATTCTTGA